The following coding sequences lie in one Cupriavidus sp. WKF15 genomic window:
- a CDS encoding outer membrane protein assembly factor BamD codes for MQLLSMKRANWRAGFGAILLAGGCVMLSACGLLADQPDETAGWSANKLYSEAKDALDGGDYTRAVKLYEKLEGRYPFGRYAQQAQIDTAYASYKDGETAAALAAVDRFIQLHPSHPNIDYAYYLKGLINFNDNLGWLGRFSGQDLSERDPKAARAAYDAFNTLVTKYPDSKYTPDATARMQYIVNSLAQHEVHAARYYYKRGAYLAAVNRAQQSLKDYDGAPANEEALYIMIRSYDSLGMKDLRDDTARVMERNFPNSDYIKYGERRKDKSWWEVF; via the coding sequence ATGCAATTGCTGAGCATGAAGCGCGCAAATTGGCGCGCGGGATTTGGAGCGATTCTGCTCGCAGGCGGCTGCGTCATGCTGTCGGCATGCGGCCTGCTCGCTGACCAGCCCGACGAGACTGCCGGCTGGTCGGCCAACAAATTATATTCGGAAGCCAAGGACGCCCTGGACGGCGGCGACTACACGCGCGCCGTGAAGCTGTACGAAAAGCTCGAGGGCCGCTACCCGTTCGGCCGCTATGCGCAGCAAGCGCAGATCGATACCGCCTACGCCAGCTACAAGGACGGCGAGACGGCGGCGGCCCTGGCCGCGGTGGACCGCTTCATCCAGCTGCACCCGAGCCACCCGAACATCGATTACGCCTACTACCTCAAGGGCCTGATCAACTTCAACGACAACCTGGGCTGGCTGGGCCGCTTCTCCGGCCAGGACCTGAGCGAGCGCGACCCGAAGGCCGCGCGCGCGGCATATGACGCCTTCAATACGCTTGTCACGAAGTACCCGGACAGCAAGTACACGCCTGACGCCACCGCGCGCATGCAGTACATCGTCAACTCGCTGGCCCAGCACGAAGTTCACGCCGCCCGCTACTACTACAAGCGCGGGGCCTATCTTGCCGCAGTCAACCGGGCCCAGCAGTCGCTCAAGGACTACGACGGCGCCCCCGCCAACGAGGAAGCGCTGTACATCATGATCCGCTCGTACGACTCGCTCGGCATGAAGGACCTGCGCGACGATACGGCACGCGTGATGGAACGCAACTTCCCGAACAGCGACTACATCAAGTACGGCGAGCGCCGCAAGGACAAGTCCTGGTGGGAAGTGTTCTGA
- a CDS encoding ATP-dependent DNA helicase, whose protein sequence is MPAQAELVPASAVPADHASELAKIFAETGTLAQGIPGYRPRASQQQMAEAVAGAIERSDTVIVEAGTGTGKTFAYLVPAMLWGGKVVLSTGTKNLQDQLFLRDIPTVRRALNVPISVSLLKGRANYLCHYHLERAQANGRLASKQDAAWLREIARFAKTTSSGDKAELAAVPENAPVWQLVTSTRDNCLGSECPNYKDCFVMRARKEAQQADVVVVNHHLFFADVVLRDTGMAELLPAANTIIFDEAHQLPDTATLFFGETLSTSQLLEICRDTVAEGLSHARDAVDWVGIAAPLERATRDLRLAFGKENARLALGQIEADRRIGEPFFDTLDALEEALSTFVEHLESQAERAETLQQCHRRAVELQQRLEAWRDEGKAFAAPAAQVPDAGGEAAPEPEATPPAAPAQFGPETVRWVEVFSHTVQLHRTPLSIAPIFTRQREGHPRAWVFTSATLSVKGNFTHYAAQLGLNKDNSLTLPSPFDYGKQGLLYVPRDMPPPNSAQFTDAVVAAALPLIEAAGGRTFLLCTTLRAVQRASDLLYDAFAERGLELPLLVQGQASRTELLDRFRELGNAVLVGSQSFWEGVDVRGEALSLVIIDKLPFAPPDDPVLAARMEVLQKKGLSPFAVHQLPHAVITLKQGAGRLIRSESDRGVLAICDTRLVEKPYGRQIWQSLPPFTRTREAQTVVRFLESLRGSEMGGSQGEDKGGAQQD, encoded by the coding sequence GTGCCTGCGCAGGCGGAACTGGTTCCCGCGTCCGCGGTGCCTGCCGACCACGCCAGCGAACTGGCCAAGATCTTTGCCGAGACCGGCACCCTTGCCCAGGGCATTCCCGGCTATCGTCCGCGTGCTTCGCAGCAGCAAATGGCCGAGGCCGTGGCCGGCGCGATCGAGCGCAGCGACACCGTGATCGTCGAGGCGGGAACGGGTACGGGCAAGACATTCGCCTACCTGGTTCCCGCCATGCTCTGGGGCGGCAAGGTTGTGCTTTCCACCGGTACCAAGAACCTGCAGGACCAGCTTTTCCTGCGCGATATCCCGACCGTGCGGCGCGCGCTGAACGTGCCGATATCGGTATCTCTGCTCAAGGGCCGGGCCAATTATCTGTGCCACTATCACCTCGAGCGCGCGCAGGCCAATGGCCGGCTGGCTTCCAAGCAGGACGCGGCGTGGCTGCGCGAGATCGCGCGCTTTGCCAAGACCACGTCATCGGGCGACAAGGCCGAACTGGCCGCGGTGCCCGAGAACGCGCCGGTGTGGCAACTGGTGACCTCCACGCGCGATAACTGCCTGGGCTCGGAGTGCCCGAACTACAAGGACTGCTTCGTCATGCGGGCCCGCAAGGAAGCCCAGCAGGCCGACGTGGTGGTGGTGAATCACCACCTGTTCTTTGCCGATGTGGTGCTGCGCGACACCGGCATGGCCGAACTGCTGCCGGCGGCGAACACGATCATTTTCGACGAGGCGCACCAGTTGCCCGATACGGCGACGCTGTTCTTCGGCGAGACGCTGTCGACCAGCCAGCTGCTGGAGATCTGCCGCGACACCGTGGCCGAAGGGCTGTCGCATGCGCGCGATGCCGTCGACTGGGTTGGCATCGCGGCGCCGCTGGAGCGTGCCACGCGTGACCTGCGGCTGGCCTTTGGCAAGGAGAACGCGCGGCTGGCGCTGGGGCAGATCGAGGCCGACCGGCGCATTGGCGAACCATTCTTCGACACGCTTGATGCCCTGGAAGAGGCGTTGTCGACCTTCGTCGAGCATCTCGAAAGCCAGGCGGAGCGGGCCGAGACACTGCAGCAATGCCACCGGCGTGCGGTCGAACTGCAGCAGCGGCTGGAAGCGTGGCGCGATGAAGGCAAGGCGTTTGCAGCGCCTGCAGCGCAAGTGCCTGACGCTGGCGGAGAAGCGGCCCCGGAGCCTGAAGCAACGCCGCCGGCAGCACCGGCGCAATTCGGCCCGGAGACCGTGCGCTGGGTGGAAGTGTTCTCGCACACGGTGCAGTTGCACCGCACGCCGTTGTCGATCGCGCCTATCTTCACGCGCCAGCGCGAAGGGCATCCGCGTGCCTGGGTGTTCACGTCGGCCACGCTGTCGGTGAAAGGCAACTTCACGCACTATGCCGCGCAACTGGGACTCAACAAGGACAACTCGCTGACCTTGCCGAGCCCGTTCGACTACGGCAAGCAGGGCCTGCTGTACGTGCCGCGCGACATGCCGCCGCCAAATTCTGCGCAGTTCACCGATGCCGTGGTGGCGGCGGCGCTGCCGCTGATCGAGGCCGCCGGCGGGCGCACCTTCCTGTTGTGCACGACCTTGCGCGCTGTGCAGCGTGCCTCGGACCTGCTCTACGATGCCTTTGCCGAGCGCGGCCTCGAACTGCCGCTGCTGGTGCAGGGCCAGGCCAGCCGCACGGAACTGCTTGACCGTTTCCGCGAACTGGGCAATGCTGTGCTGGTGGGCAGCCAGAGCTTCTGGGAAGGCGTGGACGTGCGGGGCGAGGCGCTGTCCCTCGTGATCATCGACAAGCTGCCGTTCGCGCCGCCCGACGACCCGGTGCTCGCGGCGCGCATGGAAGTGCTGCAGAAGAAGGGCCTGAGCCCGTTTGCGGTACACCAGCTGCCGCATGCGGTGATCACGCTGAAGCAGGGCGCCGGGCGGCTGATCCGCTCGGAATCCGACCGCGGCGTGCTCGCCATCTGCGATACGCGGCTGGTCGAGAAGCCCTATGGCCGCCAGATCTGGCAAAGCCTGCCGCCGTTCACGCGCACGCGCGAGGCGCAGACCGTGGTGCGCTTCCTCGAGTCGCTGCGGGGTAGCGAGATGGGCGGGAGTCAGGGCGAAGACAAGGGCGGCGCGCAGCAGGACTGA
- a CDS encoding DUF465 domain-containing protein has product MDSNLNTLERQIMDLQIEHRDLDFLIDRLAEDPTHDELQLRRLKKRRLKLKDAITLLQLQLEPDVPA; this is encoded by the coding sequence ATCGACAGTAACCTGAACACGCTCGAACGGCAGATCATGGACCTGCAGATCGAGCACCGCGATCTGGATTTCCTGATCGACCGGCTGGCGGAGGATCCGACCCACGACGAACTGCAGCTCAGGCGGCTCAAGAAGCGCCGCCTCAAGCTGAAGGACGCCATCACCCTGCTGCAGCTCCAGCTCGAACCCGACGTGCCGGCCTGA
- a CDS encoding Tex family protein, translated as MSNLPASVSQKIVSLIAAELTVQPRQVAAAVALLDEGATVPFIARYRKEVTDNLDDTQLRTLEERLLYLRDMEERRLAILASIEEQGKLTPELRTAIESAETKQALEDLYLPYKPKRRTRAQIARECGLEPLAQALLADPTLDPQTEAAKYVNGNPTADGGVPDVKAALDGARDILSEQFGETAELLGKLREHLWNNGVVSSTVMEGKETAEEEKFRDYYEYSETIRTVPSHRALALFRGRNAGVLMVKLGLGEEQDALVPHPCEGMIARHVGIQNQGRPADKWLGDVCRWCWRVKVQPHLETELLTQLRETAESEAIKVFGRNLHELLLAAPAGPKAVMGVDPGIRTGCKVAVVDVTGKLLETATIYPHEPRRDWNGSLATLARMAKQHGVALVSIGNGTASRETDKLVQDLMRQAPDLKLTKIVVSEAGASVYSASELAAKEFPELDVSLRGAVSIARRLQDPLAELVKIDPKSIGVGQYQHDVNQRELARTLDAVVEDCVNAVGVDVNTASAPLLARVSGLNTVLARNIVEYRDANGAFSNRDALKKVPRLGDKTFEQAAGFLRVNNGDNPLDRSSVHPEAYPVVKRILDHIKKGLSDVMGNREALRGLSPAQFTDESFGLPTVRDILAELEKPGRDPRPEFKTATFQEGVEDVKDLQPGMILEGVVTNVAAFGAFVDIGVHQDGLVHISALSSKFVKDAHEVVKAGQIVKVKVMEVDVKRNRIGLSMRLDDEPGQTSSRPTGDRGDRGDRGGQRQGGKGFGNGGARREAEPAGAMAAAFAKLKR; from the coding sequence ATGTCCAATCTGCCCGCATCCGTTTCGCAAAAGATTGTGTCGCTCATCGCGGCTGAACTGACCGTTCAACCCCGCCAGGTAGCGGCTGCCGTGGCCCTGCTCGACGAAGGCGCGACCGTTCCGTTCATCGCGCGCTACCGCAAGGAAGTGACCGACAACCTGGACGACACCCAGCTGCGTACGCTGGAAGAGCGCCTGCTGTACCTGCGCGACATGGAAGAGCGTCGCCTGGCCATCCTTGCCTCGATCGAGGAGCAAGGCAAGCTCACACCGGAACTGCGTACCGCGATCGAGTCCGCCGAAACCAAGCAGGCACTCGAAGACCTCTACCTGCCCTACAAGCCCAAGCGCCGCACGCGCGCCCAGATCGCGCGCGAGTGCGGGCTGGAGCCGCTGGCCCAGGCACTGCTGGCCGACCCAACGCTGGACCCGCAGACCGAAGCGGCCAAGTACGTCAACGGCAACCCGACCGCCGATGGCGGCGTGCCCGACGTCAAGGCAGCGCTGGACGGCGCGCGCGACATCCTGTCCGAACAGTTTGGCGAAACCGCCGAGCTGCTGGGCAAGCTGCGCGAGCACCTGTGGAACAACGGCGTGGTCAGCTCCACGGTGATGGAAGGCAAGGAAACCGCCGAGGAAGAGAAGTTCCGCGACTACTACGAGTACAGTGAAACCATCCGCACCGTGCCGTCGCACCGCGCGCTGGCGCTGTTCCGCGGCCGCAACGCGGGCGTGCTGATGGTCAAGCTGGGGCTGGGCGAAGAACAGGATGCGCTGGTGCCGCACCCGTGCGAAGGCATGATCGCGCGCCACGTGGGCATCCAGAACCAGGGCCGCCCCGCCGACAAGTGGCTTGGCGATGTGTGCCGCTGGTGCTGGCGCGTGAAGGTGCAGCCGCACCTGGAAACCGAGCTGCTGACCCAGCTGCGCGAAACCGCCGAAAGCGAAGCCATCAAGGTGTTCGGACGCAACCTGCATGAGCTGCTGCTGGCCGCGCCCGCCGGCCCCAAGGCCGTGATGGGCGTCGACCCGGGCATCCGCACCGGCTGCAAGGTGGCCGTGGTCGACGTGACCGGCAAGCTGCTGGAGACCGCGACCATCTACCCGCATGAGCCGCGCCGCGACTGGAACGGCTCGCTCGCCACGCTGGCGCGCATGGCCAAGCAGCATGGCGTGGCGCTGGTCTCGATCGGCAACGGCACTGCGAGCCGCGAAACCGACAAGCTGGTGCAGGACCTGATGCGCCAGGCGCCCGACCTGAAGCTCACCAAGATCGTCGTGAGCGAAGCCGGTGCGTCGGTGTACTCGGCATCGGAACTGGCCGCCAAGGAATTCCCCGAGCTTGACGTGTCGCTGCGCGGCGCGGTGTCGATCGCGCGCCGCCTGCAGGACCCGCTGGCCGAACTCGTCAAGATCGATCCGAAGTCGATCGGCGTGGGCCAGTACCAGCACGACGTGAACCAGCGCGAGCTGGCCCGCACGCTCGATGCCGTGGTCGAGGACTGCGTGAACGCCGTGGGCGTGGACGTCAATACCGCATCGGCACCGCTGCTGGCGCGCGTGTCCGGCCTGAATACGGTGCTGGCGCGCAATATCGTCGAGTACCGCGATGCCAACGGCGCCTTCTCCAACCGCGACGCGCTGAAAAAGGTGCCGCGCCTGGGCGACAAGACCTTCGAGCAGGCTGCCGGCTTCCTGCGCGTCAACAACGGCGACAATCCGCTGGATCGCTCGTCGGTGCACCCGGAAGCCTATCCGGTGGTCAAGCGCATCCTGGACCATATCAAGAAGGGCCTGTCGGACGTCATGGGCAACCGTGAGGCGCTGCGCGGCCTGTCGCCGGCGCAATTCACGGATGAATCGTTCGGCCTGCCGACCGTGCGCGACATTCTCGCCGAACTCGAAAAGCCGGGCCGCGACCCGCGCCCCGAATTCAAGACCGCCACCTTCCAGGAAGGCGTGGAGGACGTGAAGGACCTGCAGCCCGGCATGATCCTCGAAGGCGTGGTCACCAACGTGGCGGCGTTCGGCGCGTTCGTCGACATCGGCGTCCACCAGGACGGCCTGGTGCATATCTCGGCGCTGTCGAGCAAGTTCGTCAAGGACGCGCACGAAGTGGTCAAGGCCGGCCAGATCGTCAAGGTCAAGGTGATGGAAGTGGACGTCAAGCGCAACCGCATCGGCCTGAGCATGCGGCTGGATGATGAACCGGGCCAGACGTCGTCGCGCCCGACAGGCGATCGTGGCGATCGTGGCGATCGCGGCGGTCAGCGCCAGGGCGGCAAGGGCTTCGGCAATGGCGGTGCTCGCCGCGAGGCCGAGCCCGCCGGCGCCATGGCCGCGGCGTTTGCCAAGCTCAAGCGCTGA
- a CDS encoding ATP-binding protein has translation MTLQRRLIVAVLIVTPVVWLLTIAMTYVRARHEINELYDTDMVRMAMQMHSLVPLVDITAAPSRARLPAIAGGDQGDAGLGDLAIAAWLPDGTPMHIDPDGDRLPPAKGIKGFTNQRIDGHRWRLYYLDDDVTGWRVCIGQKLGERNELILSYTAAQVVPWAVGLPVLIGVLILFMRRAMAPVRALSTEIESRSPHDPQPLGLAGVPGELVPLVNAMNRLLVRVSDSIEHERRLTADAAHEMRTPLAALKAQWEIAQRSPDEGERARARANVESGIDRMSRLVSQLLTMSRLEDASARALPEDVNWQPIAQQALSDCLALAQRRKVDVELIWPPAGVVPLPLAGDPNLLGLMLRNLLDNAIRYSPAGAMVTMDFRADAIVVCDEGPGAAPEVLARLGDRFFRAGGQREQGHGLGISIAQRVARLHGLGIGFANRADGRSGLAVRIFRCGERT, from the coding sequence ATGACGCTGCAGCGGCGCCTGATCGTGGCCGTGCTGATCGTGACGCCGGTGGTATGGCTGCTGACCATTGCCATGACGTACGTGCGGGCCCGGCACGAGATCAACGAGCTGTACGACACCGACATGGTCCGCATGGCGATGCAGATGCACTCGCTGGTGCCGCTGGTCGACATCACGGCGGCGCCGTCGCGCGCCAGGCTACCGGCGATTGCCGGAGGAGACCAGGGCGATGCAGGCCTGGGCGACCTCGCGATAGCCGCGTGGCTGCCCGATGGCACGCCCATGCATATCGATCCGGACGGGGATCGCCTGCCGCCAGCCAAAGGCATCAAAGGGTTCACGAACCAGCGCATCGACGGCCATCGCTGGCGGCTGTACTACCTCGACGACGACGTGACCGGCTGGCGCGTCTGTATCGGGCAGAAGCTGGGCGAGCGCAACGAGCTGATCCTGTCCTATACCGCGGCGCAGGTGGTGCCGTGGGCGGTGGGCCTGCCCGTACTGATCGGCGTGCTGATCCTGTTCATGCGGCGCGCGATGGCGCCGGTGCGTGCGCTTTCCACGGAGATCGAGAGCCGTTCTCCGCATGACCCCCAGCCGCTGGGCCTGGCGGGGGTGCCTGGCGAACTGGTGCCGCTGGTCAACGCCATGAACCGGCTGCTGGTTCGCGTATCCGATTCGATCGAGCACGAGCGGCGCCTAACGGCCGATGCCGCGCATGAAATGCGCACGCCGCTGGCCGCGCTGAAGGCGCAGTGGGAAATCGCGCAGCGTTCGCCGGACGAGGGCGAGCGTGCCCGGGCGCGTGCCAATGTGGAGTCCGGCATCGACCGGATGAGCCGGCTGGTGTCTCAACTGCTGACCATGAGCCGGCTCGAAGATGCCTCGGCGCGGGCTTTGCCCGAAGACGTGAACTGGCAGCCCATCGCGCAGCAGGCATTGTCGGATTGCCTGGCGCTGGCGCAACGCAGGAAGGTCGATGTGGAGCTGATCTGGCCGCCGGCGGGCGTGGTGCCCTTGCCGCTGGCCGGGGACCCGAACCTGCTCGGGCTGATGCTGCGCAACCTGCTGGACAATGCGATCCGCTATAGCCCCGCGGGTGCCATGGTCACCATGGATTTCCGTGCCGATGCCATTGTCGTCTGCGATGAAGGGCCGGGTGCGGCGCCAGAGGTCCTCGCGCGACTGGGCGATCGCTTCTTCCGCGCCGGCGGCCAGCGCGAACAGGGGCATGGGCTCGGCATCTCGATTGCACAGCGTGTCGCGCGGCTGCACGGATTGGGGATTGGATTCGCCAACCGTGCCGATGGCCGTTCGGGCCTGGCCGTACGCATTTTCCGCTGCGGCGAGCGGACATAG
- a CDS encoding response regulator — MRILIVEDDPMLGDGLLHGLQLMGYVVDWFTTGAEADHALGVVQYDAVVLDLGLPGDDGMTWLRRWRERGCQIPVLVLTARDAIESRISGLDSGADDYLVKPISLDELAARLRAMTRRAAGNSAPVWRHGALEFHPAARQAFWQGKPVDLTSREAMLLELLLAHPNRLLTRDFLRDKLYDWQAGLESNTLEVHIHHLRRKIHPKIVRTFRGAGYTLGAAEDCA; from the coding sequence ATGAGAATTCTTATTGTTGAAGACGACCCCATGCTGGGGGACGGGTTGCTGCACGGGCTGCAACTGATGGGATATGTCGTCGACTGGTTTACTACCGGCGCCGAGGCGGATCATGCGCTTGGCGTGGTGCAATACGACGCCGTGGTGCTGGACCTTGGGCTGCCGGGCGACGACGGCATGACGTGGCTCAGGCGCTGGCGTGAGCGGGGCTGCCAGATTCCGGTGCTGGTGCTGACGGCACGCGACGCGATCGAAAGCCGCATCAGCGGCCTGGACAGCGGCGCGGACGACTACCTGGTCAAGCCAATTTCCCTCGATGAACTGGCCGCGCGGCTGCGCGCCATGACGCGCCGGGCGGCAGGGAACTCGGCGCCGGTCTGGCGGCATGGGGCACTCGAGTTCCACCCGGCTGCGCGGCAGGCTTTCTGGCAGGGCAAGCCCGTGGACCTGACCAGCCGCGAGGCCATGCTGCTGGAATTGCTGCTGGCGCATCCGAACCGCCTGCTGACGCGCGATTTCCTGCGCGACAAGCTTTATGACTGGCAGGCCGGGCTGGAAAGCAACACGCTCGAAGTCCATATCCACCATCTGCGCCGCAAGATCCATCCGAAGATCGTGCGCACATTCCGCGGCGCCGGCTACACGCTGGGCGCGGCCGAGGACTGCGCATGA
- a CDS encoding glycosyltransferase family 39 protein: MALAGVSAVVALLWFGTLGIRHLIGPDEGRYAEIAREMFVSGDWVTIRYNALKYFEKPPFHMWVTALSYVLFGIGDWQARLCVALAGAIGLLASMLAAHRWFGARAALLTGLVLVAAPMWSVAAHFNTLDMTLSGAMACVLAFMLLAQHPDATPAARRNWMLACWLAMGVAILTKGLVGMALPGLVLVIYTLITRDLALWRRLHLVSGIVLMLLVTVPWFWLVSERNPEFLRFFFIHEHWERYTSNVHSRKGPLLYFVPLVLGGFLPWLGLVPRMWRAVRERAGVSAELSAGSAPRPFQPALLAAIWAVAIFVFFSLSHSKLPGYILPVFPALGILGGVALDSINQRSWRRQLVAGLVIGIIGLLASPIVATLNSNNTPNALYRAYAVWAAVAFVLIIASALVARWLLQRRGLMASITVYAVGIYIAFTAALLGHEVIGRSASGIDMIAPVARVLRPDMKLYSVRVLDHTLPFYLRHPLVMVERPDELEFGVTQEPQKWLPTTAAFLAAWQDGQPAMAIMSPDTFAELSQRAPMVVVARDWRRVAVANFAVNAPAQQR; the protein is encoded by the coding sequence ATGGCGCTGGCCGGCGTCAGCGCGGTGGTCGCGCTGCTGTGGTTCGGCACGCTGGGCATACGCCACCTGATCGGACCCGATGAAGGCCGCTACGCCGAAATCGCCCGCGAGATGTTCGTCAGCGGCGACTGGGTGACGATTCGCTACAACGCGCTGAAGTACTTTGAAAAGCCGCCGTTCCACATGTGGGTAACGGCGCTGTCCTATGTGCTGTTTGGCATTGGGGACTGGCAGGCGCGGTTGTGCGTGGCCCTGGCTGGCGCCATCGGCCTGCTGGCATCGATGCTGGCTGCCCACCGCTGGTTTGGCGCGCGCGCCGCGCTGCTGACCGGGCTGGTTCTGGTCGCCGCGCCCATGTGGAGCGTGGCGGCACACTTCAACACGCTGGACATGACGCTGTCCGGAGCCATGGCCTGCGTGCTGGCGTTCATGCTGCTTGCGCAGCACCCCGATGCCACGCCGGCCGCACGCCGCAACTGGATGCTGGCATGCTGGCTGGCCATGGGCGTGGCGATCCTGACCAAGGGACTGGTCGGCATGGCGCTGCCGGGGCTGGTGCTCGTGATCTACACGCTCATCACCCGTGACCTGGCCCTCTGGCGACGCCTGCATCTGGTGAGCGGCATCGTGCTGATGCTGCTGGTCACGGTGCCGTGGTTCTGGCTGGTGTCGGAACGCAATCCGGAATTCCTGCGCTTCTTCTTCATCCACGAGCACTGGGAGCGCTATACCTCGAACGTGCATTCGCGCAAGGGCCCGCTGCTCTACTTCGTGCCGCTCGTGCTCGGCGGCTTCCTGCCGTGGCTGGGCCTGGTTCCGCGCATGTGGCGCGCGGTGCGCGAGCGCGCGGGGGTGAGCGCCGAGCTGAGCGCCGGCAGTGCGCCGCGGCCGTTCCAGCCCGCCCTGCTCGCCGCCATCTGGGCCGTCGCCATCTTTGTCTTCTTCAGCCTTTCGCACTCGAAGCTGCCCGGCTATATCCTGCCGGTCTTCCCGGCGCTGGGCATCCTTGGCGGCGTGGCGCTGGATTCGATCAATCAACGGTCCTGGCGCCGCCAGCTCGTGGCCGGCCTGGTGATTGGAATCATCGGGCTGCTGGCCAGCCCCATCGTCGCCACGCTCAATTCGAACAACACCCCCAATGCGCTGTATCGCGCCTACGCCGTCTGGGCTGCCGTCGCCTTCGTGCTGATCATCGCGAGCGCGCTCGTTGCGCGCTGGCTGCTGCAGCGGCGCGGACTGATGGCAAGCATCACGGTCTATGCGGTTGGCATCTACATCGCCTTCACGGCGGCGTTGCTCGGGCACGAAGTCATCGGCCGCTCTGCGTCGGGCATCGACATGATCGCACCCGTGGCGCGCGTGCTGCGGCCCGACATGAAGCTCTACAGCGTGCGCGTGCTGGACCATACGCTGCCGTTCTACCTGCGCCACCCGCTGGTGATGGTGGAGCGCCCCGACGAGCTTGAGTTCGGCGTCACCCAGGAGCCGCAGAAATGGCTGCCGACCACCGCGGCATTCCTCGCCGCGTGGCAGGACGGCCAGCCCGCCATGGCGATCATGTCACCGGACACCTTCGCCGAACTGAGCCAGCGCGCGCCGATGGTCGTGGTGGCACGCGACTGGCGCCGCGTGGCCGTGGCCAACTTTGCCGTGAATGCACCGGCACAACAACGCTAG
- a CDS encoding bifunctional UDP-4-keto-pentose/UDP-xylose synthase, with protein sequence MQAKKVLILGVNGFIGHHLTRRILETTPWEVYGMDMSSDRLGDLVNHPRMHFFEGDITINKEWIEYNIRKCDVVLPLVAIATPATYVRQPLRVFELDFEANLPIVRAAVKYGKHLVFPSTSEVYGMCADDEFDPESSPLIYGPINKPRWIYACSKQLMDRVIHAYGMEQGLNYTLFRPFNWIGAGLDSIFESKEGSSRVVTQFLGHIVRGEPIKLVDGGAQKRAFADISDGISALMRIIENPNGVATGKIFNIGNPSNIHSVRELAEMMLKMAADYPEYAEEARKTQIVETSSGDFYGKGYQDVQHRVPKIDNTMQELGWKPEVTMEQALRRIFEAYRDHVVDARTLVSGD encoded by the coding sequence ATGCAAGCCAAGAAAGTCCTCATCCTTGGCGTCAACGGCTTCATCGGCCACCACCTGACGCGCCGCATCCTGGAAACCACGCCGTGGGAAGTCTACGGCATGGACATGTCGTCCGACCGCCTCGGTGACCTGGTCAACCATCCGCGCATGCACTTCTTCGAGGGTGACATCACCATCAACAAGGAGTGGATCGAGTACAACATCCGCAAATGCGACGTGGTCCTGCCGCTGGTGGCCATCGCCACCCCGGCCACCTACGTGCGCCAGCCGCTGCGCGTGTTCGAGCTCGACTTCGAAGCCAACCTGCCGATCGTGCGCGCCGCGGTCAAGTACGGCAAGCACCTGGTGTTCCCGTCGACCTCCGAGGTCTACGGCATGTGCGCCGACGACGAGTTCGACCCCGAGTCCTCGCCGCTGATCTACGGCCCGATCAACAAGCCGCGCTGGATCTACGCCTGCTCCAAGCAGCTCATGGACCGCGTCATCCACGCCTACGGCATGGAACAGGGCCTGAACTACACGCTGTTCCGCCCGTTCAACTGGATCGGCGCCGGGCTGGACTCGATCTTCGAATCGAAGGAAGGCTCCTCGCGCGTGGTCACGCAGTTCCTGGGCCATATTGTGCGCGGCGAGCCGATCAAGCTGGTCGACGGCGGGGCGCAGAAGCGCGCGTTCGCCGATATCTCGGACGGCATCTCGGCGCTGATGCGCATCATCGAGAACCCCAACGGCGTGGCCACCGGCAAGATCTTCAACATCGGCAACCCGTCCAACATCCACTCGGTGCGCGAGCTGGCCGAGATGATGCTGAAGATGGCCGCCGACTACCCCGAGTACGCCGAAGAGGCGCGCAAGACGCAGATCGTCGAGACCTCGTCGGGCGACTTCTACGGCAAGGGCTACCAGGACGTGCAGCACCGCGTGCCGAAGATCGACAACACCATGCAGGAACTGGGCTGGAAGCCCGAGGTGACGATGGAGCAGGCGCTGCGACGGATATTCGAGGCCTACCGCGACCACGTGGTCGACGCCCGCACCCTGGTCAGCGGCGACTAA